In Synechococcus sp. UW69, one genomic interval encodes:
- a CDS encoding iron uptake porin yields the protein LKGRVDGLEARVGELEATQFSTTTKLTGQATWVFGANRFKGSASRLRSESTKMFGGTTFNYDLQLGLATSFSGKDLLTTVLRGGNFDGDDNVFGSGGPSGLATLETAFQEGDRPNLVAIDKLFYSFPLGDDITITTGPIVGQEDMLAVWPSVYPSDPILDVLTVNGAPGAYNKNKGAGVGISWAPESGARASANYVAANGASSDTRTGGFATDKAGGTGTLQLGWEGDNWGVAALYSKVQNGQDLIVYATPLVKDHVSARGVTHAYALGGFWQPLQTGWLPSLSLGWGINQSETQYKGQVSTSQSWTVGLEWNDVLMEGNNAGMAVGQPVFATDLRGGDTPADGQFIWEWWYQFQVTDNISVTPALFYLSRPIGEFTPNGSTFQQLGGLIKTTFVF from the coding sequence TCCTCAAGGGTCGCGTTGACGGCCTCGAGGCCCGTGTTGGCGAACTGGAAGCAACTCAGTTCTCCACCACCACCAAACTCACGGGCCAAGCCACCTGGGTGTTTGGAGCCAACCGCTTCAAGGGATCCGCCTCACGGCTTCGTTCCGAGAGCACCAAGATGTTCGGCGGAACGACGTTCAATTACGACCTTCAGCTGGGGTTGGCGACCTCTTTCAGCGGAAAGGATTTGTTGACCACGGTTTTGCGTGGCGGCAATTTCGACGGCGACGACAACGTCTTCGGCAGTGGTGGGCCGTCGGGTCTGGCAACGCTGGAAACAGCATTTCAGGAGGGTGATCGCCCCAATCTCGTGGCGATCGACAAACTGTTTTATTCCTTCCCGTTGGGTGATGACATCACCATCACAACGGGCCCGATTGTTGGCCAGGAAGACATGCTTGCGGTCTGGCCGAGCGTCTATCCCAGTGATCCGATTCTCGATGTGCTCACGGTGAATGGAGCTCCGGGGGCCTACAACAAAAACAAAGGTGCGGGTGTGGGCATCAGTTGGGCCCCGGAAAGCGGAGCCCGTGCGTCGGCCAATTACGTGGCTGCCAATGGTGCATCGAGCGACACTCGCACTGGCGGCTTCGCCACCGACAAGGCAGGGGGCACCGGCACGCTGCAGCTGGGTTGGGAGGGTGACAACTGGGGTGTGGCTGCGCTCTATTCCAAGGTTCAGAACGGTCAAGACCTGATCGTTTACGCCACACCCTTGGTCAAGGATCACGTCAGTGCCCGGGGTGTGACCCATGCCTATGCCCTTGGTGGTTTCTGGCAACCGCTGCAGACCGGCTGGCTTCCTTCGCTGTCGCTCGGTTGGGGCATCAATCAATCCGAGACCCAGTACAAAGGCCAGGTGAGCACGAGTCAGTCCTGGACGGTGGGGCTGGAGTGGAATGACGTCTTGATGGAGGGGAACAACGCCGGCATGGCTGTGGGCCAACCCGTCTTCGCGACGGATCTTCGTGGAGGTGACACCCCTGCCGATGGTCAGTTCATCTGGGAGTGGTGGTATCAGTTCCAGGTCACCGACAACATCAGCGTCACCCCTGCGCTGTTCTATCTCTCACGACCCATCGGTGAGTTCACACCCAATGGTTCAACGTTTCAACAACTGGGCGGCTTGATTAAAACCACCTTTGTCTTCTGA
- a CDS encoding Crp/Fnr family transcriptional regulator yields MPRLQTVLLDPAGRDQATVLEVLEGVCRVYCPCEETEGMTLAFLQSGDRLRTDRMCSEGACVEALTALKFRRDSVSTDEMGIDAVNEWTLQLLRVRHLGQAEQRLHALLALLVNRLGLRCSDTYQLPFRLTHDRFGELIGATRVTTTRLLSKWRQADLVAMAPGDVTMRLSPELINSSPLQF; encoded by the coding sequence ATGCCAAGGCTGCAGACCGTCTTGTTGGATCCTGCTGGCCGAGATCAGGCCACTGTTCTTGAAGTCTTGGAAGGCGTCTGTCGGGTGTATTGCCCTTGCGAAGAGACCGAGGGGATGACGTTGGCGTTTTTGCAGTCTGGCGACAGGCTCCGCACCGACCGCATGTGCAGCGAAGGTGCCTGCGTCGAAGCCTTAACGGCATTGAAGTTTCGTCGTGATTCAGTCTCCACGGACGAAATGGGTATCGATGCAGTGAATGAATGGACCTTGCAGCTCCTGCGTGTGCGTCATCTCGGTCAAGCAGAGCAGCGTCTTCATGCTCTTTTGGCCCTGCTGGTGAACCGACTCGGACTCCGTTGCAGCGACACCTATCAGCTTCCCTTTCGCCTCACCCACGATCGCTTTGGTGAACTGATTGGAGCAACACGTGTCACCACTACGCGTCTTCTTTCGAAGTGGCGTCAAGCTGATTTGGTTGCTATGGCACCTGGTGATGTCACGATGCGACTCTCTCCTGAACTCATCAACTCATCACCCCTGCAATTTTGA